The proteins below come from a single Arthrobacter sp. B1I2 genomic window:
- a CDS encoding alpha-hydroxy acid oxidase produces the protein MTHTIQPNNPEATPAPDTTDIPAAPAPAGAPSSSALPDSVPPALKRRIPKYSDLAPLMQFKKPEFSREARLKRASTIWELRDIAKRRTPKAPFDYTDGAAEGEITLNRARQAFLDIEFRPGILRNVSAIDLSTEILGKPSRLPVGIAPTGFTRMMQSEGEYAGSQAAEAAGIPYTLSTMGTASIEDVAAAAPNGRNWFQLYLWTDRDRSLELIDRAAKAGNDTLMVTVDTAVAGARLRDVRNGMTIPPALTVKTVLDASYRPAWWFNFLTHEPLTFASLSRYTGTVADLINSMFDPTLTFEDLDWLRETWKGKLVVKGIQTVEDARRVVDHGADGVILSNHGGRQLDRAPIPFHLLPEVRQAFTADNTTAAIMLDTGIMSGADIVAALALGADFTLIGRAYLYGLMAGGRAGVDRTLQILEKDMARTMALLGVSRVSELTPDHVRLLTR, from the coding sequence ATGACCCACACCATCCAGCCCAACAACCCGGAGGCCACCCCGGCGCCGGACACCACGGACATCCCCGCAGCACCGGCACCCGCCGGGGCTCCGTCGTCGTCCGCCCTGCCTGATTCTGTGCCTCCGGCACTCAAGCGCCGCATTCCCAAGTACTCGGACCTCGCGCCGCTCATGCAGTTCAAGAAGCCGGAGTTCAGCAGGGAGGCCCGGCTGAAGCGGGCCAGCACCATCTGGGAGCTCCGCGACATCGCCAAGCGGCGTACGCCCAAGGCGCCTTTCGACTACACGGACGGTGCTGCCGAAGGGGAAATCACCCTCAATCGGGCCCGCCAGGCCTTCCTGGACATCGAGTTCCGGCCCGGCATCCTGCGGAATGTCTCCGCCATCGACCTCAGCACCGAGATCCTGGGCAAGCCTTCCCGCCTTCCGGTGGGCATCGCCCCCACCGGTTTCACCCGGATGATGCAGTCCGAGGGCGAATACGCCGGTTCACAGGCCGCGGAAGCTGCCGGAATCCCCTACACCCTTTCCACCATGGGCACCGCTTCGATCGAGGATGTGGCGGCTGCAGCCCCGAACGGCCGCAACTGGTTCCAGCTGTACCTCTGGACGGACCGCGACCGCTCGCTGGAACTTATCGACCGTGCCGCCAAGGCCGGCAACGACACCCTCATGGTCACCGTTGACACCGCCGTCGCCGGTGCCCGCCTCCGGGACGTCCGCAACGGCATGACCATCCCGCCCGCACTGACCGTCAAGACCGTGTTGGACGCCTCCTACCGGCCCGCCTGGTGGTTCAACTTCCTCACCCACGAGCCGCTCACCTTCGCCTCGCTGTCCCGGTACACCGGCACCGTGGCGGACCTGATCAACTCGATGTTCGATCCCACCCTCACGTTCGAGGACCTGGACTGGCTGCGCGAAACCTGGAAGGGCAAGCTGGTGGTCAAGGGCATCCAGACCGTTGAGGACGCCCGCCGCGTGGTTGACCATGGCGCCGACGGCGTGATCCTGTCCAACCATGGCGGACGCCAGCTGGACCGGGCCCCCATTCCGTTCCACCTGCTCCCCGAAGTCAGGCAGGCCTTCACCGCGGACAACACCACGGCGGCCATCATGCTGGACACCGGGATCATGAGCGGGGCGGACATCGTAGCGGCACTGGCCCTGGGCGCCGACTTCACGCTGATCGGCCGCGCCTACCTGTACGGCCTGATGGCCGGAGGACGCGCCGGCGTGGACCGCACACTGCAGATCCTTGAGAAGGACATGGCGCGCACCATGGCACTGCTGGGCGTCAGCAGGGTTTCAGAGCTCACCCCCGACCATGTGCGGCTGTTGACCAGATAG
- a CDS encoding SseB family protein: MTEQPAHTDLQPLNDLEEKLATGGQPDANPVDVILSFLNSEVYIISSDTVEGVDSQVEPLVLANADGDPVLAVFSHPSRVDQQYLEAAPNVLGTQGAAIIANLGDELGMVINPGAAYGFEINPEGVANIRRDFKRADEQ, encoded by the coding sequence ATGACTGAACAGCCTGCGCACACGGATCTCCAGCCGCTCAACGACCTTGAGGAGAAGCTCGCCACCGGCGGACAGCCTGACGCAAACCCCGTGGACGTCATCCTGTCGTTCCTGAACAGCGAGGTCTACATCATCAGCTCGGACACGGTGGAGGGCGTGGACTCCCAGGTGGAACCACTGGTTCTTGCCAACGCCGACGGCGACCCCGTCCTCGCCGTTTTCTCGCACCCGAGCAGGGTGGACCAGCAGTACCTGGAAGCTGCCCCCAACGTGCTGGGCACCCAGGGCGCTGCCATTATCGCCAACCTTGGCGATGAACTTGGCATGGTGATCAACCCCGGAGCCGCCTACGGTTTCGAGATCAACCCCGAAGGCGTGGCCAACATCAGGCGCGACTTCAAGCGCGCTGACGAGCAATAA
- a CDS encoding potassium channel family protein, with protein sequence MASSTDAPRRPAHNAPVLVIGLGRFGSSTAEQLVKQGREVLAIERDRNLVQKWAPLLTHVVEADATNIDALRQLGAQEFSSAVVGVGTSIESSVLITVNLVDLGIEHLWVKAITPSHGKILTRIGANHVIYPEADAGVRAAHLVSGRMLDFIEFDDDFAIVKMYPPRETVGFTLDESKVRSKYGVTIVGVKSPGEDFTYARPETKVSSRDMLIVSGHVDLLERFAARP encoded by the coding sequence TTGGCTAGTTCCACAGACGCCCCACGGCGCCCCGCGCACAACGCCCCCGTCCTGGTCATCGGGCTGGGCCGCTTCGGATCCTCCACCGCGGAGCAGCTGGTCAAGCAGGGCCGGGAAGTCCTCGCCATTGAGCGGGACCGGAACCTGGTGCAGAAATGGGCGCCCCTCCTGACCCACGTGGTGGAAGCGGACGCCACCAACATCGATGCACTCCGCCAGCTCGGTGCACAGGAGTTCAGTTCCGCCGTCGTGGGCGTGGGTACCTCCATTGAGTCCTCGGTACTGATCACGGTCAACCTGGTGGACCTCGGCATCGAGCACCTGTGGGTTAAAGCCATCACCCCGTCGCACGGCAAGATCCTCACACGGATCGGCGCCAACCACGTGATCTACCCGGAGGCCGACGCCGGCGTCCGCGCCGCGCATCTGGTCTCCGGGCGCATGCTGGACTTCATCGAGTTCGACGACGACTTTGCGATCGTGAAGATGTACCCGCCGCGCGAAACGGTGGGCTTCACCCTGGACGAGTCAAAGGTCCGTTCCAAGTACGGCGTAACCATTGTGGGCGTCAAGTCTCCCGGCGAGGACTTCACTTATGCCCGGCCCGAGACCAAGGTGTCCTCGCGGGACATGCTGATCGTCTCCGGCCACGTGGACCTGCTGGAACGGTTCGCCGCCCGGCCCTGA
- the topA gene encoding type I DNA topoisomerase, producing the protein MPSKAKTGKKLVIVESPAKSKTIAKYLGEGFIVEASIGHIRDLPQPSELPAELKKTSVGKFAVDIEHDFKPYYVVSPDKKKKVTELKAALKDADELYLATDGDREGEAIAWHLLEVLKPKVPVYRMTFGEITKEAIQRAMGNLRDVDQDLVDAQETRRVLDRLYGYEISPVLWRKVARGLSAGRVQSVVTRMVVDRERERMAFRAASYWDLTGQFGAESGSFKAKLAAVDGAKVATGRDFNDNGQLTSKNVAHLNEELATSLAAGLQDADFRVRSVDTKPYTRRPAAPFTTSTLQQEAGRKLRFSSKSTMQVAQRLYENGYITYMRTDSSALSDEAVTAARRQASELYGPEYIPQTPRVYSNKAANAQEAHEAIRPAGDSFRTPAQVAKQLSGDEFRLYELIWKRTVASQMGDAKGSTATIRLGAIAADGRDAEFSASGTVITFPGFLAAYEEGKDETRGDDDSDEARRLPNVAKDDSLTAADIQAVGHETSPPPRYTEASLTAELEKKGIGRPSTYASTISTIQDRGYVRKQGSALVPSWIAFSVIRLLEQHFSDYVDYEFTADMEGDLDKIANGQEAGASWLRHFYFGQDSDPGLLSIVNNLGEIDAREINSIPITDDITLRVGKFGPYLESSAAVVDPKTGEIVESARANVPEDLAPDELTAAKAIELMETAAPEERVLGTDPHTGHTVVAKNGRYGAYVTEIIPEMTEEQIAAQPVEYYKNGKPKPPKKPVKAKPRTGSLFKSMTVESVTLDEALQLMSLPRALGEDAEGNLITVQNGRFGPYLKKGTDSRSIGSEEEIFTITLEQALEIYSQPKQRGARAAVPPLAEFGPDPVSEKNIVVKEGRFGPYITDGITNITVPRATSLEELTREQAVELLAEKRAKGPVKRTATRKPPAKKKATARK; encoded by the coding sequence GTGCCAAGCAAGGCCAAAACCGGCAAGAAACTCGTGATTGTGGAGTCTCCGGCCAAGAGCAAGACCATCGCCAAGTACCTCGGCGAGGGCTTCATCGTTGAGGCCTCCATTGGTCACATCCGCGACCTGCCGCAGCCGTCCGAACTCCCCGCGGAGCTGAAGAAGACCTCGGTGGGCAAGTTCGCCGTCGACATTGAGCACGACTTCAAGCCGTACTACGTCGTGTCCCCCGACAAGAAGAAAAAGGTGACCGAGCTCAAGGCCGCGCTCAAGGACGCCGACGAACTCTATCTCGCAACCGATGGGGACCGCGAGGGCGAAGCCATCGCGTGGCACCTGCTGGAAGTGCTCAAGCCCAAGGTCCCGGTGTACCGGATGACATTCGGCGAAATCACCAAGGAAGCCATCCAGCGCGCCATGGGCAACCTGCGCGACGTGGACCAGGACCTCGTGGACGCCCAGGAAACCCGCCGCGTCCTGGACCGCCTCTACGGCTACGAAATTTCCCCGGTGCTGTGGCGCAAGGTGGCACGGGGCCTGTCCGCCGGGCGCGTGCAGTCCGTGGTCACCCGCATGGTGGTGGACCGCGAACGCGAACGCATGGCCTTCAGGGCGGCCTCGTACTGGGACCTGACCGGCCAGTTCGGCGCCGAATCGGGCTCGTTCAAGGCCAAGCTCGCCGCCGTTGACGGCGCCAAGGTGGCCACCGGCCGTGACTTCAACGACAACGGCCAGCTCACCTCGAAAAACGTCGCCCACCTCAATGAGGAGCTGGCTACGTCCCTGGCGGCCGGGCTGCAGGATGCGGACTTCCGCGTCCGCTCGGTGGATACCAAGCCGTACACCCGCCGCCCGGCGGCGCCCTTCACCACCTCCACGCTGCAGCAGGAGGCGGGCCGCAAGCTGCGTTTCTCCTCCAAGAGCACTATGCAAGTGGCCCAGCGGCTGTATGAAAACGGCTACATCACCTATATGCGTACGGATTCCTCCGCTCTGAGCGACGAGGCCGTCACCGCCGCCCGCCGGCAGGCCTCGGAACTGTACGGCCCGGAATACATTCCGCAGACCCCGCGCGTGTACTCGAACAAGGCCGCCAACGCCCAGGAAGCGCACGAGGCCATCCGCCCCGCCGGTGACTCCTTCCGGACGCCGGCGCAGGTCGCCAAGCAGCTTTCCGGGGACGAGTTCCGCCTCTACGAACTCATCTGGAAGCGCACCGTGGCTTCCCAGATGGGCGACGCCAAGGGTTCGACGGCGACCATCCGCCTGGGTGCCATCGCTGCGGACGGGCGGGACGCTGAGTTCTCGGCATCCGGCACCGTGATCACGTTCCCCGGGTTCCTCGCCGCCTATGAGGAAGGCAAGGACGAGACCCGCGGCGATGACGACTCCGACGAAGCGCGCCGCCTGCCCAACGTGGCCAAAGACGATTCCCTCACCGCTGCGGACATCCAGGCCGTGGGCCACGAGACCTCGCCGCCGCCGCGCTACACGGAAGCGTCCCTGACCGCGGAACTGGAGAAGAAGGGCATCGGCCGCCCATCCACCTACGCCTCCACCATTTCCACCATCCAGGACCGCGGCTACGTCCGGAAGCAGGGCTCCGCGCTGGTGCCCAGCTGGATCGCCTTTTCGGTCATCCGGCTCCTGGAGCAGCACTTCTCCGACTACGTGGATTACGAGTTCACCGCCGACATGGAAGGCGACCTGGACAAGATCGCCAACGGCCAGGAAGCCGGCGCCTCCTGGCTGCGGCACTTCTACTTCGGCCAGGACTCCGACCCCGGCCTGCTGAGCATCGTCAACAACCTGGGCGAGATCGATGCCCGGGAGATCAACTCAATCCCCATCACAGACGACATCACCCTCCGGGTAGGCAAGTTCGGCCCGTACCTGGAAAGCTCAGCCGCAGTGGTGGACCCGAAGACCGGCGAGATCGTGGAATCTGCGCGCGCCAATGTGCCCGAGGACCTGGCACCGGACGAGCTGACTGCCGCCAAGGCCATCGAACTGATGGAGACGGCGGCCCCCGAGGAACGCGTGCTGGGCACCGATCCCCATACGGGGCACACCGTCGTGGCCAAGAACGGCCGCTACGGCGCCTACGTCACCGAGATCATCCCCGAGATGACCGAGGAACAGATTGCGGCCCAGCCGGTGGAGTACTACAAGAACGGCAAGCCCAAACCGCCGAAGAAGCCGGTCAAGGCCAAGCCGCGAACGGGTTCGCTCTTCAAGTCCATGACGGTCGAGTCCGTGACCCTGGACGAGGCACTGCAGCTCATGAGCCTGCCCCGCGCTCTGGGCGAGGACGCCGAGGGCAACCTCATCACGGTCCAGAACGGCCGGTTCGGCCCCTACCTCAAGAAGGGGACCGACTCCCGCTCCATCGGCTCCGAAGAGGAAATCTTCACCATCACCCTGGAGCAGGCCCTGGAGATCTACTCCCAGCCGAAGCAGCGCGGCGCCCGTGCCGCGGTGCCGCCGCTGGCCGAGTTCGGCCCGGACCCGGTATCCGAGAAGAACATCGTGGTGAAGGAAGGCCGGTTCGGGCCCTACATCACCGACGGCATCACCAACATCACGGTTCCCCGCGCCACCTCCCTGGAGGAGCTCACGCGTGAGCAGGCCGTGGAGCTGCTGGCCGAAAAACGCGCCAAGGGCCCGGTCAAGCGGACCGCCACCCGCAAGCCGCCGGCCAAGAAGAAGGCAACGGCCCGGAAATAG
- a CDS encoding ArsR/SmtB family transcription factor: MVTDDVFAVIAESTRRDILVALRAGDKAVGELVEELAASQPTISKHLKVLREAQLVSMRAQGQKRYYALNRGPLEGIASWLETFDVGPGAKAAVSPGSAANTAPAQAVPAQAVPTQPGPAHLKEGVAAAAASLPPAAGTAEAVAPHPAREETPAAVLVREGAELSPAVVIPGGTAAPLSDDSVPQQIGRTVGRAATKAADLLANLPTLPKFGRKK; this comes from the coding sequence ATGGTGACAGACGACGTATTTGCCGTCATAGCGGAATCCACCCGGCGGGACATCCTGGTGGCCCTCCGGGCAGGAGACAAAGCCGTGGGGGAGCTGGTGGAGGAACTGGCGGCGAGCCAGCCCACCATTTCCAAGCACCTGAAAGTCCTCCGTGAAGCACAGCTCGTCAGTATGCGTGCGCAGGGGCAGAAACGGTACTACGCCTTGAACCGCGGGCCGTTGGAGGGCATCGCCAGCTGGTTGGAGACGTTCGACGTCGGCCCTGGCGCCAAAGCTGCCGTGTCACCCGGCAGCGCGGCCAACACAGCGCCGGCCCAGGCAGTCCCAGCCCAGGCAGTCCCAACACAGCCGGGTCCGGCCCACCTGAAGGAAGGCGTCGCCGCTGCGGCCGCCTCGCTGCCCCCGGCTGCCGGCACCGCGGAAGCGGTGGCGCCGCATCCAGCCAGGGAGGAAACCCCGGCGGCCGTCCTGGTGCGGGAAGGCGCCGAGCTGAGCCCCGCCGTCGTGATTCCCGGCGGCACGGCCGCCCCGCTGAGCGACGACAGCGTTCCGCAGCAAATCGGCCGTACTGTTGGCCGCGCCGCCACCAAAGCAGCGGACCTGCTGGCCAACCTCCCCACACTGCCCAAGTTTGGCCGCAAGAAGTAG
- a CDS encoding Ppx/GppA phosphatase family protein: MRLGVLDIGSNTVHLLLVDAHPGAQPVPFASHKRPVSLVQYLEPDGSISDEGQHELTEFVLEAWEFAARHKAEDLLAFCTSAIREATNGPAVLARVKHETTVTLQELTGSEEASMTFFAVRRWHGWGAGPILNLDIGGGSFEMAFGQDELPEVATSVPLGASRLTRDWLAEDPPSARSVKELRRYIRATLKPAVREFDGLGRANVVAGTSKTFRSLARIAGAAPSAEGPYVKRELHASDLGIWTQRISAMSSEDRLHLPGVSEARAHQLLAGALVAEAALEMFKFKKLRICPWALREGLILRRLDQLVFAGPLEPAPHVAAPQSVEAPV, translated from the coding sequence ATGCGTCTAGGCGTCCTCGATATCGGTTCCAATACTGTCCATCTGCTCCTGGTAGATGCCCATCCCGGTGCGCAGCCGGTCCCGTTCGCTTCCCACAAGCGGCCCGTGTCCCTGGTCCAGTACCTTGAGCCGGACGGCAGCATCAGCGACGAGGGCCAGCATGAGCTGACCGAGTTCGTGCTGGAAGCATGGGAATTCGCTGCCCGGCACAAGGCCGAGGACCTGCTGGCCTTCTGTACGTCCGCCATCCGCGAGGCCACCAACGGCCCCGCAGTGCTGGCCCGGGTCAAGCACGAAACCACGGTGACCCTCCAGGAACTGACCGGCAGTGAAGAAGCGTCCATGACGTTCTTCGCGGTGCGGCGCTGGCATGGCTGGGGTGCCGGTCCCATCCTGAACCTGGACATCGGCGGCGGCTCCTTCGAAATGGCGTTTGGCCAGGACGAGCTGCCCGAAGTGGCCACCTCAGTGCCCCTTGGCGCGAGCCGCCTCACCAGGGACTGGCTCGCCGAGGATCCGCCGTCAGCCAGGAGCGTCAAGGAACTCCGCCGGTACATCAGGGCCACGCTTAAGCCTGCCGTCCGCGAATTCGACGGTCTGGGCCGGGCGAACGTGGTGGCCGGGACCTCGAAGACGTTCCGTTCGCTGGCCCGGATCGCCGGTGCTGCCCCGAGCGCCGAGGGCCCCTACGTGAAACGTGAACTGCATGCCTCGGACCTGGGCATCTGGACCCAGCGGATCTCGGCCATGAGCTCAGAGGACCGGCTGCATCTTCCCGGCGTATCCGAGGCACGGGCCCATCAGCTCCTTGCAGGCGCTCTGGTGGCCGAAGCCGCCCTGGAGATGTTCAAGTTCAAGAAGCTCCGCATCTGCCCGTGGGCCCTGCGGGAAGGCCTCATCCTCCGGCGCCTGGACCAGCTGGTGTTTGCGGGCCCGCTGGAGCCCGCGCCCCACGTGGCCGCGCCCCAATCGGTGGAAGCACCGGTCTAG
- a CDS encoding acetoin utilization protein AcuC produces MTYLPGLSQPAPPTMVAWSPDMTAYNFGPGHPMAPERMDLTARLARSLGLFDLDHVDVAAPEVASDADLQSVHSADYVAAVRRVSADPSQPDEAWGLGTEDDPAFAGMHEAAARLAGGSLLAARRVLDGSALHAVNFGGGMHHASRDRASGFCIYNDAAIAVQKLLDGGVGKVAYIDVDAHHGDGTQNIFWDDPRVLTLSLHETGLTLFPGTGFANELGGPAAEGTAVNVALPAGTGDAGWLRAFYAVVPQLVGAFQPEVIVSQHGCDSHRSDPLTHLNLSVDGQREAANAVGHLAERYCDGRWIATGGGGYNVLDVVPRSWSHLIAIAAGRPVPLRTPVPGDWRQYVAEKYGTEAPALMGDDVELWWRSWEVGFDPNDAVDRTVMATRKAVFPLHGLDPWFD; encoded by the coding sequence ATGACATACCTGCCCGGCCTCAGCCAGCCCGCGCCGCCAACGATGGTGGCGTGGAGTCCTGACATGACAGCCTACAACTTTGGCCCGGGCCACCCCATGGCGCCGGAGCGGATGGACCTTACAGCCCGCCTGGCCCGCAGCCTGGGGCTCTTCGACCTGGACCATGTTGACGTGGCGGCACCCGAGGTGGCCTCCGACGCCGACCTGCAGTCCGTTCACTCCGCGGACTATGTGGCGGCAGTCCGCCGGGTCAGTGCGGACCCGTCGCAGCCCGACGAAGCCTGGGGGCTGGGAACGGAGGATGATCCGGCGTTTGCCGGGATGCATGAGGCAGCGGCGCGGCTGGCCGGCGGGTCCCTGCTGGCGGCCCGGCGCGTGCTGGACGGCTCTGCCCTGCACGCGGTCAACTTCGGCGGGGGCATGCACCACGCCTCCCGGGACCGCGCCAGCGGATTCTGCATCTACAACGACGCCGCCATTGCGGTGCAGAAGCTGCTCGACGGCGGTGTGGGCAAGGTGGCCTACATCGACGTCGACGCCCACCACGGGGACGGCACCCAGAACATCTTCTGGGACGATCCCCGGGTCCTCACGCTCTCGCTGCACGAGACCGGGCTGACCCTCTTTCCCGGGACCGGGTTCGCCAACGAGCTGGGCGGGCCTGCAGCCGAGGGAACGGCCGTGAACGTTGCCCTGCCCGCCGGTACGGGGGATGCCGGGTGGCTGCGCGCCTTCTATGCTGTGGTGCCGCAACTGGTGGGCGCCTTCCAGCCGGAGGTGATCGTGAGCCAGCACGGCTGCGATTCACACCGCAGCGATCCCCTGACGCACCTCAACCTCAGCGTGGACGGGCAGCGGGAGGCAGCGAACGCCGTCGGGCATCTCGCCGAGCGCTACTGTGACGGCCGCTGGATCGCCACCGGCGGCGGGGGCTACAACGTGCTGGACGTGGTGCCGCGGTCCTGGAGCCATCTGATTGCCATAGCCGCGGGGCGGCCGGTGCCGCTGCGGACCCCCGTGCCCGGGGACTGGCGCCAGTACGTGGCAGAGAAGTACGGCACTGAAGCGCCGGCCCTCATGGGGGACGACGTGGAGCTGTGGTGGCGGTCCTGGGAAGTGGGCTTCGACCCCAATGACGCCGTGGACCGCACCGTCATGGCCACCCGCAAGGCAGTGTTCCCGCTGCACGGGCTGGACCCCTGGTTCGATTAG
- a CDS encoding TrkH family potassium uptake protein translates to MTQSQSRPRTPATWHPPAQEREGLWILTRLRDFIDDIANTTPARLALTAFAAVCTVFTFLLSLPVSSADGTPTPIHQALFTAVSAVCVTGLTVVSTAVHWSFFGQLVILVGIFIGGLGTLTLASLLALMVSKRLGVRGKIIAAESMNNAGRLGEVGTLLRIVITTSVVIEGILALALIPRFLTLGEPFWQSVWHGMFYAISSFNNAGFTPHSDGIVPYETDLWILIPLMVGVFLGSLGFPVVMVLQQNGLNWKKWNLHTKLTIQVSLILLAAGAFLWALMEWDNVRTIGSMNVGDKITHALFASVMTRSGGFNLVDQNQMDSTTMLLTDALMFAGGGSASTAGGIKVTTIAVMFLAIIAEARGDADVKVYGRTIPQGSMRVAISVIVAGATLVSVSAFLLLAISGQPLDRVLFETISAFATVGLSTNLSAEVPPAGVYVLTALMFAGRVGTVTLAAALALRQRSQLYHYPEERPIIG, encoded by the coding sequence ATGACGCAGAGCCAGTCGAGGCCCCGCACCCCGGCCACCTGGCACCCCCCGGCGCAGGAGCGGGAGGGCCTCTGGATCCTGACCCGGCTGCGCGACTTCATTGACGATATCGCCAACACCACCCCCGCCAGGCTCGCCCTCACGGCCTTCGCCGCCGTATGCACGGTGTTCACGTTTCTGCTGTCCTTGCCGGTCTCGTCGGCCGACGGAACGCCCACCCCCATCCACCAGGCCCTGTTTACGGCCGTCTCGGCCGTGTGCGTTACGGGACTCACAGTGGTGTCGACGGCGGTCCACTGGTCCTTCTTCGGCCAGCTGGTGATCCTGGTGGGCATCTTCATCGGCGGCTTGGGAACGTTGACGCTGGCTTCCTTGCTGGCACTGATGGTGAGCAAGCGGCTGGGTGTCCGCGGCAAGATCATCGCGGCAGAGTCCATGAACAACGCCGGCCGCCTGGGCGAGGTGGGCACCCTGCTGCGGATCGTCATCACCACGTCCGTGGTGATCGAGGGAATCCTGGCGCTCGCGCTCATCCCGCGGTTCCTCACCCTGGGCGAGCCGTTCTGGCAGTCTGTCTGGCACGGTATGTTCTACGCCATCTCGTCGTTCAACAACGCGGGCTTCACGCCGCACTCCGATGGCATCGTGCCCTACGAGACGGACCTCTGGATCCTCATCCCCCTGATGGTGGGAGTCTTCCTGGGCAGCCTGGGCTTCCCCGTGGTCATGGTCCTGCAGCAGAACGGCCTGAACTGGAAGAAGTGGAACCTGCACACCAAGCTCACCATCCAGGTCTCCCTGATCCTGCTGGCAGCCGGGGCCTTCCTCTGGGCGCTGATGGAGTGGGACAACGTCCGGACCATTGGCTCCATGAATGTGGGTGACAAGATCACGCACGCGCTCTTCGCGTCCGTGATGACCCGTTCGGGCGGATTCAACCTGGTGGACCAGAACCAGATGGACTCAACCACCATGCTGCTGACCGACGCCCTGATGTTCGCAGGCGGCGGCTCCGCGTCCACTGCGGGCGGCATCAAAGTGACCACCATCGCCGTGATGTTCCTGGCCATCATCGCCGAAGCCCGTGGCGACGCGGACGTGAAGGTCTACGGCAGGACGATCCCGCAGGGCAGCATGCGGGTGGCCATCTCAGTGATCGTCGCCGGCGCCACCTTGGTGTCCGTGTCGGCTTTCCTGCTGCTGGCCATCAGCGGCCAGCCACTTGACCGGGTACTGTTCGAGACCATTTCCGCGTTCGCCACGGTGGGGCTCAGCACCAACCTGAGCGCCGAGGTGCCGCCGGCCGGCGTCTACGTCCTCACGGCGCTGATGTTCGCGGGCCGCGTGGGTACCGTTACCCTTGCAGCTGCCTTGGCCCTGCGCCAGCGCAGCCAGTTGTACCACTATCCCGAAGAGAGGCCGATCATTGGCTAG
- the proC gene encoding pyrroline-5-carboxylate reductase, producing MSNRIAFLGCGSMNEAILGGLLEAGTDPADVVATVRRAGRASELAERYHGITAIAGEEESDNNRQATKGSAVVILGVKPVGIRDLAREISPALSPGTVVVSVAAAVSIAQLEAALPAGQPVIRTMPNTPAKLGRGVVSVSPGTHCTPEQLQKVKDILQGAGTVVEVPEEQVDALSAISGSGPAYAFYLAEAMASAGEELGLDRELSLLLARETVAGAGLMLAEPGADPSALRKAVTSPNGTTERAIATFDEQGIPAIIAAGARAAAARAAEITRQLG from the coding sequence ATGAGCAACCGAATCGCATTCCTTGGCTGTGGATCCATGAACGAAGCCATTCTGGGCGGCCTGCTGGAGGCAGGCACGGATCCCGCGGACGTGGTGGCCACGGTCCGCCGGGCGGGGCGTGCCTCGGAACTGGCCGAGCGGTACCACGGGATCACTGCGATTGCCGGCGAGGAAGAGTCCGACAACAACAGGCAGGCCACCAAGGGATCCGCCGTCGTCATCCTTGGCGTCAAGCCTGTGGGCATCAGGGATCTGGCCCGGGAAATCAGCCCGGCCCTTTCGCCCGGCACCGTGGTGGTCAGCGTGGCCGCTGCCGTGTCCATCGCCCAACTGGAAGCCGCCCTGCCCGCCGGGCAGCCGGTGATCCGGACCATGCCCAACACGCCCGCAAAACTGGGCCGCGGCGTCGTGTCCGTCTCGCCCGGGACCCACTGCACCCCTGAACAGCTCCAGAAGGTCAAGGACATCCTGCAGGGGGCCGGAACGGTTGTTGAGGTCCCCGAGGAGCAGGTGGACGCGCTCTCCGCCATCAGCGGATCCGGCCCCGCCTACGCCTTCTACCTCGCGGAGGCCATGGCATCGGCAGGGGAGGAGCTGGGCCTGGACCGGGAGTTGTCCCTGCTGCTGGCGCGCGAAACGGTGGCCGGTGCCGGGCTGATGCTCGCCGAACCCGGGGCAGACCCCAGTGCACTGCGCAAAGCCGTGACCAGCCCCAATGGCACCACCGAACGGGCCATCGCCACCTTCGACGAACAGGGCATTCCTGCGATCATCGCAGCCGGCGCCCGTGCGGCAGCCGCCCGTGCGGCAGAGATCACCAGGCAGCTCGGCTGA